Part of the Thermococcus barossii genome is shown below.
GTCTGTCTGGGGCTTTTTCCCAGGCGTTCTTGATGTTCTGCCGTCATATTCAACGCCAAGGTACGTGCTGTCCTTGGTTACCATAACTGCCGTCAAGGATTCCTCCGGGTCGAGTTTGCCTCCCCTGAGGAGGCCGATTGTTTCTTTGACGATGAGTTCAAACAGCTCGCCGTAGGTCTCGGGCGCACTCCTCCCGAACCAGGCCATCAGAACCTTATCGAACGAGGATCTATCGTTCCTGCCCATCTTCGATGTGTGGGCCTTAACCCTGCCGCGCAGGGAGAGCAGTGCCCCTTCAAACGCATCGGCAAGCTCTTCGGCGTCGGGTTCCAAACCGGCGTTCATGACCGCCCATGACATTCCGAGGGACAGGAGTTCCCTAGTAAGGCCCTCGTATGGGTACTCAGCGAGCGCCTCAAGGAGCAAGGACGATCACCTCCCCATTGACTTCTGCGACGCTAAGCTCTCCCCTGACGGTGACGGTTCTTTCTGGGTAGAACATCACGACGCGCTTAGCCTTTGAGTAGTCCCCTATTCCCGAGCGCCAGTCCACGATGGACTGAAGGGTTCCCCTGCCACTCACATCGAAGCCCTTGAATGGGAATGCATAGGCGGTCGTTGCTTCATTGGCGTCCCTGACCTTGGTTTTTCCGCTCGTTACTTCCTCAACGCTGACCACCGATTCTCTTGAGCCGAGTCTCGTCATCCCCCAGGCCGCCCTTTCCACGTCCCTGAGGTTGTAGGTGCTCTTCGAAAGGGTCTCCTCGCTGATGAGGTAGACCGCTGTCATGGAATAGTCCCCCTCCCCATAGAGAACTGCAAAGGGAAATGACGTGACGGCGCTCTGTGCCTTTCCGCGGTAGACGGTGTTGATCTTCAGGAGCGAGCCGTAGAGCTTCGGCTTTCCCTGGGTTTTAACGGTGACCCATTCAAAGAGCTCGATGATCGACTCGGCTTTGCTCCTGAAGGTCTTCCGTTCGTAGGCCGTTTCGGCCCTGTTGCCGACCACGTGGAATAGCGGATATGCTATCGCACCGATGAGCGTCGTGGGTGGGACATAGCGCAGGGCAGTTCTCATCTTGCTCTGGGGCAGAGAGCGTAGGGCCACTATCCCCGAGGGCCTTATGTGAACCTTCAAAAATAAAGTCAAGGGAACCACCTCAGAAGGCTCCCTTTTCCCCGAGGTAGTCCATGGCCTCCTTTAGGGCCTCCTCCGGTACTTTCCCGCTGTCGGCAACCACGAGTAGATAATCCTCACCAAGGGATTCGAGGACCTTAAGCCTCCTTTCGGTTCTTTCGATGTAATCGTCGTAAATCGGCGAAGTCACCACGAAGGGGTGCTCCGTCACAGCGACGACCAGCTCGGTTATTCCTCCCACCGGGAAGAAGCGGGACAGTTTGGCACCGAACTGGCCAGAGGAAAGCATCCTGAAGAGGGCCTTAAGGGAAGCTTCTCTTCTGCCCTTTATCTCGCTCTTGTCGAGTATGGGCTCCGAGGTTATGGCGCTGACCCCTATGGCATCGAGGTCGAGATTGAAGGTGAACCCATAGAGCGCCGTGCCCGTCTCAACGTAGTATATCATCTGCTCCGAGGCGTTGCCCTTCTTGCTCGATGCGTCCATCTGGGCGTGCCTCGCGTGGAGCTGCGGTTCTGAGGTGGCGAACAGTGCAACCGACTTCACTGGGAGGGCGTAGCTTACCTGAAAGGCCGAGCTCCTCCTGACGGGGGGCTTCTCAGCGTAGAGGAAGCCTCCAACGTCCTCAACAACACAGGCCCTTACTATAGCCTCTTCAATCTTCTTCGGGTCATCAGGAATTGGGTCTACCTTCTTCTTGAGGTGAACCTTGTTCATGGACTTGTAGAACTCGTTCCGCTTGCAGTCGTCGCAGACGGGAAGGTCCAGTCCAAGGGCTTCTTTAACAAGGTGTTC
Proteins encoded:
- the cas7a gene encoding type I-A CRISPR-associated protein Cas7/Csa2 — encoded protein: MFLSVGVRVEANVEALNMVETAGNYGKHRRVPYLIEEDGKLKTVYVPALSGESLAHAYQEHLVKEALGLDLPVCDDCKRNEFYKSMNKVHLKKKVDPIPDDPKKIEEAIVRACVVEDVGGFLYAEKPPVRRSSAFQVSYALPVKSVALFATSEPQLHARHAQMDASSKKGNASEQMIYYVETGTALYGFTFNLDLDAIGVSAITSEPILDKSEIKGRREASLKALFRMLSSGQFGAKLSRFFPVGGITELVVAVTEHPFVVTSPIYDDYIERTERRLKVLESLGEDYLLVVADSGKVPEEALKEAMDYLGEKGAF
- the cas5a gene encoding type I-A CRISPR-associated protein Cas5a — encoded protein: MVPLTLFLKVHIRPSGIVALRSLPQSKMRTALRYVPPTTLIGAIAYPLFHVVGNRAETAYERKTFRSKAESIIELFEWVTVKTQGKPKLYGSLLKINTVYRGKAQSAVTSFPFAVLYGEGDYSMTAVYLISEETLSKSTYNLRDVERAAWGMTRLGSRESVVSVEEVTSGKTKVRDANEATTAYAFPFKGFDVSGRGTLQSIVDWRSGIGDYSKAKRVVMFYPERTVTVRGELSVAEVNGEVIVLAP